Proteins encoded by one window of Primulina huaijiensis isolate GDHJ02 chromosome 1, ASM1229523v2, whole genome shotgun sequence:
- the LOC140970860 gene encoding uncharacterized protein: MSSGPVLALVNEKLVGENFLKWKSKINIALVCENLKFVLTEVCPPEPPLNASRSVREIYDRWIAANNKVKGYMLAGMNDVLRLKHEHVENAYEIYGQQSSQSKHKAIKNAMNARMKKGQSVGEHVLNMINYFTEAETHGATIDDDMQVSMILESLPPTFLQFKSNYVMNKLDYNMTQLLNELQTFEAISIEKVQEGEANVVKENSSFLQS, translated from the coding sequence ATGTCTTCTGGTCCCGTTCTTGCTTTAGTTAATGAAAAGTTAGTTGGTGAAAACTTTTTGAAATGGAAGAGTAAAATTAACATTGCACTCGTATGTGAGAACCTCAAATTTGTCTTGACGGAGGTGTGTCCTCCCGAGCCCCCTTTGAACGCTTCTCGTAGTGTACGAGAAATATATGATCGATGGATTGCGGCAAACAATAAAGTTAAAGGCTACATGTTAGCTGGAATGAACGATGTGCTTAGGCTTAAGCACGAGCATGTGGAGAATGCTTATGAGATATATGGTCAGCAATCTAGTCAATCTAAGCATAAGGCCATTAAGAATGCCATGAATGCAAGGATGAAAAAAGGGCAATCAGTTGGAGAACATGTTTTGAACATGATTAACTACTTCACTGAGGCTGAAACCCATGGTGCAACCATAGATGATGATATGCAAGTGAGCATGATTTTGGAATCATTGCCTCCAACTTTCCTGCAATTCAAGAGCAACTATGTTATGAATAAGCTTGATTATAACATGACACAACTGCTCAACGAGTTGCAAACCTTTGAGGCCATTTCCATTGAAAAAGTCCAAGAAGGTGAGGCAAATGTTGTCAAGGAAAATTCGTCTTTCCTCCAAAGCTAG